The proteins below are encoded in one region of Aquisphaera giovannonii:
- a CDS encoding Gldg family protein has product MTTLETQPTSKPPAARRRASAPGAFRPHVIWALFKRNLQSYFSNPAGYVFITLFVIISSCVAFWQPEFFASNLANLDQLNRYMPYVLLFFIPAITMTSWADERRQGTDELILTLPAHDLDVVLGKYLAALGIYTVALGFSLSHLVVLRFLGAPDYGAMFATYVGYWLMGAMLIAFGMVASLLSSNVTVGFILGALFCAVPVFLEWLGSPAAGSLRRLIEGWSVPAQFRDFGTGVIPLSGVFYFVSLAAAMLYLNMMLLGRRHWAGGEASSGRWVHSAIRFAAVLVSLFSLNLMIEKAGLRKDMSAEKMHTLSADSLALVRQIPEDKPVLVQAYYSPEVPRDFVQTKSDLLGLLREFEAASGGRVKLNLVPAELYSDAAREAEKRFGIEPKQILTEDQAKRSVSEVILGVAFTSGLEEVVIPFFDRGLPVEYELTRSIRVVSRTGRKKVGILSTDAKMMGGFDMRSMNSTPEWSVVGELKKQYEVSTVSPDAPVPTDLDALVVGLPYSLTQKQIDNLTAYVKAGGPALLLLDPFPAFNPQLAPEVPKMPPGGMFGGGPPPEPKGNLKPLLDLIGLDWPSTEIVWNRYNPIPQLAMLEPEIVFLGKGGGNEDAFNGKDPITSGLQQMVTIFPGLLRPKAGGAGPEFTPLLRTDESGGIVPWDDAVQQGFMGMGINPRRRHTPSGSGYTLAARLVGPAAGDSATPKEADAKKGDAAKDAKDKPATIKVIAVADMDLIGEQFFELRRQKIANLDFDNVTFVLNCVDVLAGDDSFVELRKKRLKHRTLARIEEQTRTFVEQYQKQSTLAEDAAKAKLDDAQKRFDKQVAEVKSRTDIDEREKEIQLNNLQSIAQRRLEVEKANVEDERLEKVREAKADSEQKTRAIENQVRFMAAAIPPLPPLILGLIVFGVRLGRENRGAVPTRLA; this is encoded by the coding sequence GTGACCACCCTCGAAACCCAACCGACCAGCAAGCCGCCGGCGGCCAGGAGGCGGGCCTCCGCGCCCGGCGCCTTCCGCCCGCACGTGATCTGGGCGCTCTTCAAGCGGAACCTCCAGAGCTACTTCAGCAACCCCGCCGGGTACGTGTTCATCACGCTGTTCGTGATCATCAGCTCCTGCGTCGCCTTCTGGCAGCCGGAGTTCTTCGCCAGCAACCTGGCGAACCTGGACCAGCTCAACCGCTACATGCCGTACGTGCTCCTGTTCTTCATCCCGGCCATCACGATGACCTCCTGGGCCGACGAGCGGCGGCAGGGCACCGACGAGCTGATCCTGACCCTCCCGGCCCACGACCTGGACGTCGTCCTGGGCAAGTACCTCGCCGCGCTCGGGATCTACACCGTGGCGCTCGGCTTCTCGCTCAGCCACCTGGTGGTCCTCCGGTTCCTGGGCGCGCCGGACTACGGCGCGATGTTCGCCACCTACGTGGGCTACTGGCTGATGGGCGCGATGCTGATCGCCTTCGGCATGGTGGCCTCGCTGCTGTCCTCGAACGTGACGGTGGGCTTCATCCTGGGCGCCCTCTTCTGCGCGGTGCCGGTCTTCCTGGAATGGCTGGGCTCGCCGGCGGCGGGCTCGCTCCGGCGGCTCATCGAGGGCTGGTCGGTGCCGGCGCAGTTCCGCGACTTCGGCACGGGGGTGATCCCGCTGTCCGGGGTCTTCTACTTCGTCTCGCTGGCCGCGGCGATGCTCTACCTGAACATGATGCTCCTGGGCCGCCGTCACTGGGCCGGCGGCGAGGCGAGCAGCGGGCGCTGGGTGCACTCGGCGATCCGGTTCGCGGCGGTCCTCGTCAGCCTCTTCTCGCTCAACCTGATGATCGAGAAGGCCGGCCTGCGCAAGGACATGAGCGCGGAGAAGATGCACACGCTGTCGGCCGACTCGCTGGCGCTGGTCCGGCAGATCCCCGAGGACAAGCCGGTGCTCGTCCAGGCCTACTACAGCCCGGAGGTGCCCCGCGACTTCGTCCAGACCAAGTCCGACCTGCTGGGCCTGCTCCGCGAGTTCGAGGCGGCCAGCGGCGGGCGGGTGAAGCTGAACCTCGTCCCGGCGGAGCTGTACTCCGACGCCGCCCGCGAGGCGGAGAAGCGGTTCGGGATCGAGCCCAAGCAGATCCTCACCGAGGACCAGGCCAAGCGGTCGGTCTCCGAGGTGATCCTGGGCGTCGCCTTCACCTCCGGCCTGGAGGAGGTCGTGATCCCCTTCTTCGACCGAGGCCTGCCGGTCGAGTATGAGCTGACGCGATCGATCCGGGTGGTCTCGCGGACCGGGCGGAAGAAGGTCGGCATCCTCAGCACCGACGCCAAGATGATGGGCGGCTTCGACATGCGGTCGATGAACTCGACCCCCGAGTGGTCGGTCGTCGGCGAGCTGAAGAAGCAGTACGAGGTCAGCACGGTCTCGCCCGACGCGCCGGTGCCGACGGACCTGGACGCCCTCGTGGTCGGCCTGCCGTACTCGCTGACGCAGAAGCAGATCGACAACCTGACGGCCTATGTGAAGGCGGGCGGGCCGGCCCTCCTGCTGCTCGACCCGTTCCCGGCCTTCAACCCGCAGCTCGCCCCCGAGGTCCCCAAGATGCCCCCCGGCGGGATGTTCGGCGGCGGCCCGCCGCCGGAGCCGAAGGGGAACCTGAAGCCGCTGCTGGACCTGATCGGCCTCGACTGGCCGAGCACGGAGATCGTCTGGAATCGATACAACCCCATCCCGCAGCTCGCCATGCTCGAGCCGGAGATCGTCTTCCTGGGCAAGGGGGGCGGCAACGAGGACGCCTTCAACGGGAAGGATCCGATCACCTCGGGCCTGCAGCAGATGGTGACGATCTTCCCGGGCCTGCTGCGGCCGAAGGCCGGCGGCGCCGGGCCGGAGTTCACCCCCCTGCTCCGCACCGACGAGTCGGGCGGCATCGTCCCCTGGGATGACGCGGTGCAGCAGGGCTTCATGGGGATGGGCATCAATCCCCGCCGCCGGCACACCCCCTCGGGCAGCGGCTACACCCTCGCCGCCAGGCTCGTCGGCCCCGCGGCGGGGGATTCGGCCACGCCCAAGGAGGCCGACGCCAAGAAGGGCGACGCGGCCAAGGACGCGAAGGACAAGCCGGCGACCATCAAGGTGATCGCCGTCGCCGACATGGACCTCATCGGCGAGCAGTTCTTCGAGCTCCGCCGCCAGAAGATCGCCAACCTGGACTTCGACAACGTGACCTTCGTCCTGAACTGCGTGGACGTGCTGGCCGGCGACGACTCGTTCGTCGAGCTCCGCAAGAAGCGGCTCAAGCACCGCACGCTCGCCAGGATCGAGGAGCAGACGAGGACGTTCGTCGAGCAGTATCAGAAGCAGTCCACGCTCGCCGAGGACGCAGCCAAGGCCAAGCTCGACGACGCCCAGAAGCGGTTCGACAAGCAGGTGGCCGAGGTGAAGTCGCGGACCGACATCGACGAGCGGGAGAAGGAGATCCAGCTCAACAACCTCCAGAGCATCGCCCAGCGGCGGCTCGAGGTCGAGAAGGCCAACGTGGAGGACGAGCGGCTCGAGAAGGTCCGCGAGGCGAAGGCCGACTCCGAGCAGAAGACGCGGGCCATCGAGAATCAGGTGCGGTTCATGGCCGCGGCGA
- a CDS encoding ABC transporter ATP-binding protein, producing the protein MSTPVMIEADGLCKQFGSFLAVRNVTFSIPRGQVVAFLGPNGAGKTTTMRLLTGFVAPTHGSARIAGIDVQADRIAAAEHLGYLPENGPLYPDMTPMGLIRFFGTARGLSGARLASRVDDVIEQCSLQTVAHKPIGKLSKGYRQRVSMAQALLHDPEVLIMDEPTSGLDPNQIKGVRTLIRDLGRSKTILVSTHILQEVEPVADRVLFIHDGKIVFDGKPADLAHQAGNLEQAFYKLTAQPV; encoded by the coding sequence ATGTCCACACCCGTCATGATCGAGGCCGACGGACTGTGCAAGCAGTTCGGGTCGTTCCTGGCCGTCCGCAACGTCACCTTCAGCATCCCCAGGGGGCAGGTCGTCGCGTTCCTCGGCCCCAACGGCGCCGGGAAGACCACGACGATGCGGCTCCTCACCGGCTTCGTCGCGCCGACCCACGGCTCGGCGCGGATCGCCGGGATCGACGTGCAGGCCGACCGCATCGCCGCCGCCGAGCACCTCGGCTACCTGCCGGAGAACGGCCCCCTGTACCCCGACATGACCCCGATGGGCCTGATCCGCTTCTTCGGCACCGCCCGGGGGCTCTCCGGCGCGAGGCTGGCCAGCCGGGTCGACGACGTCATCGAGCAGTGCTCGCTCCAGACCGTGGCGCACAAGCCGATCGGCAAGCTGTCCAAGGGGTATCGCCAGCGCGTCTCCATGGCCCAGGCCCTCCTCCACGACCCGGAGGTCCTGATCATGGACGAGCCCACCAGCGGCCTGGACCCGAACCAGATCAAGGGCGTCCGCACGCTCATCCGCGACCTCGGCCGCTCCAAGACCATCCTCGTCTCGACCCACATCCTCCAGGAGGTCGAGCCGGTCGCCGACCGCGTCCTGTTCATCCACGACGGCAAGATCGTCTTCGACGGCAAGCCCGCCGACCTGGCCCACCAGGCCGGCAACCTCGAGCAGGCCTTCTACAAGCTGACCGCCCAGCCGGTCTGA
- the tnpC gene encoding IS66 family transposase, with product MATAGTGTLDTASLQALLGPQLTAEQAALIFQQGQEAVVFALLTLAKQLAEEQPVASTTPDPSAPSGQTPPYQKPTAKGRAKPKGARPGHPGHRRPAPPRIDRHEEHTLSTCPRCHAPVRPCDSSRTRVVEDIPADITPVVTEHTIRRYWCPGCRATVEPVVTDALPGSAIGLRVVVLSAWLHYLLGTTLAQIVDVFNFHLHFELSAGGLVQMWHRLREVLLAWYLEIQAEALGSAVLHADETGWRVNGKTHWLWCFTTTDVTYYMIDRSRGSPALKRFFKEEFAGVLVTDFWAAYNAVVSARKQKCLPHLLRDLKRTQHYHNPGGDWPAFCKLLRRLIRDALRLSKRREELSPEGFAARRRRLQGRLHELLGQPWEQRHARRLVKRLRRHESELFTFLDRAEVPPDNNHAERQIRPAVMVRKNSYANGSDEGAETQSVLMSVFRTLKQRGHNPVSAVLDGVRDSLRTGQLPPLPARVAADG from the coding sequence ATGGCAACCGCGGGTACGGGCACCCTGGATACGGCATCACTGCAAGCCCTGCTCGGCCCACAACTGACGGCGGAGCAGGCCGCGCTGATCTTCCAGCAAGGGCAGGAGGCCGTCGTCTTCGCGCTGCTGACCCTGGCCAAGCAACTGGCCGAGGAGCAGCCCGTCGCGTCGACCACGCCCGACCCCTCGGCCCCGTCGGGCCAGACCCCGCCGTACCAGAAGCCGACCGCCAAGGGGCGGGCCAAGCCGAAAGGCGCCAGGCCGGGACACCCCGGCCATCGCCGCCCGGCGCCGCCGCGGATCGACCGCCACGAAGAACACACCCTCTCGACCTGCCCCAGGTGCCACGCCCCGGTGCGGCCCTGCGACTCCTCGCGGACGCGCGTCGTCGAGGACATCCCCGCCGACATCACCCCCGTGGTCACCGAGCACACGATCCGCCGCTACTGGTGCCCGGGCTGTCGCGCCACGGTCGAGCCGGTCGTCACCGACGCCTTGCCCGGCTCGGCCATCGGCCTGCGCGTCGTGGTGCTCTCGGCCTGGTTGCACTACCTGCTGGGCACCACGCTGGCCCAGATCGTCGACGTCTTCAACTTCCACTTACACTTCGAGCTCTCCGCCGGCGGGCTGGTCCAGATGTGGCACCGGCTGCGGGAGGTGCTCCTCGCCTGGTACCTGGAGATCCAGGCCGAGGCCCTCGGCAGCGCCGTCCTGCACGCCGACGAGACCGGCTGGCGGGTCAACGGCAAGACGCACTGGCTGTGGTGCTTCACCACGACGGACGTCACCTACTACATGATCGACCGCAGCCGCGGGTCGCCGGCGTTGAAGCGGTTCTTCAAGGAGGAGTTCGCCGGGGTGCTGGTCACCGACTTCTGGGCGGCTTACAACGCGGTCGTCTCGGCGCGGAAGCAGAAGTGCCTGCCCCACCTGCTGCGCGACCTGAAACGGACGCAGCACTATCACAATCCGGGTGGGGACTGGCCGGCCTTCTGCAAGCTCTTGAGGCGGCTGATCCGCGACGCGCTGCGCCTGAGCAAACGGCGGGAGGAGCTGTCGCCGGAGGGATTCGCCGCGCGGCGGCGACGCTTGCAAGGACGGCTGCACGAGCTGCTGGGTCAGCCCTGGGAGCAGCGGCACGCGCGGCGGCTGGTGAAGCGGTTGCGGCGGCACGAGTCCGAGCTGTTCACGTTCCTGGACCGGGCCGAGGTGCCGCCGGACAACAACCACGCGGAGCGGCAGATCCGCCCGGCGGTGATGGTGCGGAAGAACAGCTACGCCAACGGGAGCGACGAGGGTGCCGAGACCCAGTCGGTGTTGATGAGCGTCTTCCGTACCCTCAAACAGCGAGGCCACAACCCCGTCTCCGCCGTCCTGGATGGTGTCCGTGACTCCCTGCGCACCGGCCAGCTACCGCCACTACCAGCGAGAGTGGCTGCAGACGGCTGA